A window of the Methyloprofundus sp. genome harbors these coding sequences:
- a CDS encoding putative oxidoreductase — protein MIKFFNKLQDYLDFTRQVNFLAPLFIRLYLAPIMWMAGIQKFNNFDDTVAWFGNSEWGLGMPIPTVMAGLATGAELIGAVCLLLGLAVRWVSIPLFITMMVAAGSVHLRNGWLAIADGTGLFATDRTIAAAERLTRAKEILQQHGDYAWLTDQGSFVILNNGVEFAVTYAIMLLALLFSGAGRFVSLDYWIAVWFRKQLRFYSRQ, from the coding sequence ATGATTAAATTTTTTAATAAACTACAGGACTATTTGGATTTTACACGTCAAGTAAATTTTTTGGCTCCTTTGTTTATAAGGCTTTATTTGGCACCGATCATGTGGATGGCCGGTATACAAAAATTTAACAACTTTGATGATACGGTTGCTTGGTTTGGTAATTCTGAGTGGGGGTTGGGAATGCCTATACCAACGGTAATGGCAGGTTTGGCCACAGGTGCAGAACTTATTGGCGCAGTATGTTTATTGTTGGGCTTGGCTGTCCGTTGGGTTTCTATACCGTTATTTATCACCATGATGGTTGCTGCAGGTTCTGTGCATCTACGGAATGGTTGGTTGGCTATAGCAGATGGTACGGGTTTGTTTGCCACGGATCGCACTATTGCTGCTGCTGAACGCTTAACGCGTGCTAAAGAAATTTTGCAGCAGCATGGTGATTATGCCTGGTTAACTGATCAAGGTAGCTTTGTGATTTTAAACAATGGTGTTGAATTTGCTGTGACGTATGCCATTATGTTGTTAGCACTTTTGTTTTCGGGGGCAGGGCGTTTTGTAAGCCTAGATTATTGGATTGCTGTGTGGTTTCGTAAGCAGCTTAGGTTTTACTCTAGACAGTAA
- a CDS encoding sulfate permease, SulP family: MLLLSKKQDWFGNIKGDVLAGTVVALALIPEAIAFSIIAGVDPKIGLYASFCIAVITAFIGGRPGMISAATGAMALLMVTLVKDHGLQYLLAATLLTGVLQIISGYIKLGSLMSFVSRSVVTGFVNALGILIFMAQLPELTNVTWHVYAMTAGGLGIIYLFPYIPVIGKTIPSPLVCIVGLTGLAVYLGLDIRTVGDMGELPDTLPIFLWPEVPLNLETLQIIFPYAAALAVVGMLESLMTATIVDDLTDTPSDKNRECKGQGWANIGAGLLGGMAGCAMIGQSIINIKSGGRGRLSTLVAGVFLLIMVVFLSEWLSYIPMAALVAVMIMVSIGTFNWDSVINMRSYPLSANIVMLATVTVVVWTHNLAYGVFVGVLLASLFFANKIAHFMYVESSFNADNETRTYDVHGQVFFNSADKFTSHFDFKEVVDKIIIDLTHAHFWDLSAVDALDKVVIKFRREGADVELIGLNEASATIVDRFGVHDKPEEIEKVMGGH, from the coding sequence ATGCTCTTACTTTCAAAAAAACAAGACTGGTTTGGCAACATCAAAGGTGATGTTCTCGCTGGAACAGTCGTTGCTCTCGCTCTAATACCTGAAGCCATTGCTTTTTCAATTATTGCAGGCGTAGATCCTAAAATTGGATTATATGCCTCTTTCTGTATAGCCGTTATTACCGCATTCATAGGCGGCCGCCCAGGTATGATTAGTGCTGCAACGGGAGCTATGGCACTATTAATGGTGACCTTAGTAAAAGATCATGGTCTACAGTACTTACTAGCAGCAACCCTATTAACAGGGGTTCTACAAATTATTTCTGGCTATATAAAGCTAGGCAGCTTAATGAGTTTTGTTTCACGATCGGTGGTCACAGGCTTTGTTAATGCACTGGGTATCCTTATTTTCATGGCACAACTGCCTGAATTAACCAATGTAACTTGGCATGTTTATGCCATGACCGCAGGTGGTCTTGGAATTATTTATCTATTTCCATATATACCTGTTATTGGCAAAACCATCCCCTCACCTTTAGTATGTATTGTTGGGCTCACCGGACTTGCTGTTTATCTCGGTCTAGATATCCGTACAGTAGGTGATATGGGCGAACTACCTGATACACTACCTATTTTTTTATGGCCTGAAGTGCCATTAAACCTTGAAACCTTGCAAATCATTTTCCCTTATGCGGCTGCTTTAGCTGTTGTGGGCATGCTAGAATCATTAATGACTGCAACCATTGTTGACGATTTAACGGATACGCCTAGTGATAAAAACCGTGAATGTAAAGGCCAAGGCTGGGCTAATATCGGTGCTGGCTTATTAGGTGGTATGGCGGGGTGTGCAATGATTGGGCAATCAATTATTAATATCAAATCAGGTGGTCGTGGCCGTTTATCAACCTTAGTTGCAGGGGTGTTTTTATTAATCATGGTGGTATTTCTTAGTGAATGGTTATCCTACATTCCTATGGCAGCATTAGTTGCTGTGATGATTATGGTGTCTATTGGTACATTTAACTGGGACTCTGTTATCAACATGAGATCCTACCCGCTTTCTGCTAATATCGTTATGCTGGCGACCGTTACAGTAGTGGTTTGGACGCATAACTTAGCATATGGTGTTTTTGTTGGTGTTTTACTAGCATCACTATTTTTTGCCAATAAAATTGCCCACTTTATGTATGTGGAATCCAGCTTTAACGCTGATAATGAAACCCGCACATATGACGTACACGGCCAAGTGTTTTTTAATTCCGCAGATAAATTCACCAGCCATTTTGACTTCAAAGAAGTTGTCGACAAAATCATTATCGACTTAACACACGCTCATTTTTGGGACTTATCTGCAGTAGATGCTCTAGATAAAGTCGTTATCAAATTCCGCCGTGAAGGTGCCGATGTTGAACTCATTGGCTTAAATGAAGCCAGCGCCACCATTGTTGATCGGTTTGGCGTGCACGATAAACCTGAAGAAATTGAAAAAGTTATGGGAGGCCACTAA
- a CDS encoding sulfate adenylyltransferase subunit 2: MTNHKLTHLKELEAESIHIIREVAAEFDRPVMLYSVGKDSAVMLHLTRKAFYPGKPPFPLMHVDTTWKFKEMIAFRDKYIKELGWDLIVHSNQEGIDQGVGPFTHGSKKHTDIMKTQGLKQALNKHKFDAAFGGARRDEEKSRAKERVYSFRDKNHGWDPKNQRPELWNTYNGRIDQGESIRVFPISNWTELDVWQYIHLENIPIVPLYFAKKRPVVNKDGMLIMVDDDRMPIGPEDKVEMKMVRFRTLGCYPLTGAVESTATTLPEIIQEMLLTTTSERQGRLIDHDQSGSMEQKKREGYF; encoded by the coding sequence ATGACTAATCATAAACTAACCCACTTGAAAGAACTGGAAGCGGAAAGCATCCATATTATTCGTGAAGTTGCTGCCGAATTTGATCGCCCTGTGATGCTTTATTCAGTGGGCAAAGATTCTGCGGTCATGCTGCACTTAACACGCAAAGCTTTCTATCCGGGCAAGCCACCATTTCCACTCATGCATGTTGATACCACATGGAAATTTAAGGAAATGATTGCGTTTCGTGATAAATATATTAAGGAATTAGGCTGGGACTTAATCGTACACTCCAATCAAGAAGGTATTGACCAAGGTGTGGGACCTTTTACACATGGCAGTAAGAAACACACTGACATCATGAAGACCCAAGGTTTAAAACAAGCACTGAATAAACACAAATTTGATGCTGCTTTTGGTGGTGCAAGACGTGATGAAGAGAAGTCACGGGCAAAAGAACGCGTCTACTCTTTCCGTGACAAAAATCATGGCTGGGACCCAAAAAATCAACGCCCTGAACTATGGAATACCTATAACGGTAGAATTGACCAAGGTGAAAGCATTCGTGTTTTTCCAATTTCCAACTGGACTGAGTTAGATGTTTGGCAATATATTCATTTAGAAAACATTCCCATCGTACCGTTGTATTTTGCAAAAAAACGTCCTGTCGTTAATAAAGACGGTATGTTAATTATGGTGGATGATGATCGTATGCCAATTGGTCCTGAGGACAAAGTTGAGATGAAAATGGTACGTTTCCGTACTTTAGGCTGTTATCCACTAACGGGTGCTGTTGAATCAACGGCAACAACATTACCTGAAATTATTCAAGAAATGTTATTAACCACAACCTCTGAGCGTCAAGGTCGTTTAATTGACCATGACCAATCGGGTTCAATGGAACAGAAAAAGCGTGAAGGCTACTTTTAA
- a CDS encoding bifunctional enzyme CysN/CysC has translation MSHQSDLISTDIDAYLAQHERKELLRFLTCGNVDDGKSTLIGRLLYDSKMIYEDQLAAVQADSVKSGTTGAGKMDLALLVDGLQAEREQGITIDVAYRYFSTSSRKFIIADTPGHEQYTRNMATGASTCDLAVILIDARYGVQTQTKRHSFIASLLGIKHIIVAINKMDLADYSENTYEKIKTDYLEFISHLDGLDDIHFIPMSALDGDNVVNQSSNMPWYTGKTMMETLETVEIAGDDNFEDARFPVQYVNRPNLDFRGFCGTIASGVFHKGDTITALPSGKTSTIKSIVTYDGDLEEAFPPMAITLTLEDEIDISRGDIIVGSDNLPSVADKFDANIVWMTENSLVPGKQYIIKLATRSVSGSVANIQHRIDVNTLEHHDAKELQLNEIGVCTISVNTPVVFDAYTRSKGTGSFIIIDRLTNVTVGAGMIVGNSVELDLSHVSAEERAARFSQKAVAIALTGSNSEQVAYHLERKLFDNGHAATVLTASLNDIDTAIAIVKHAGLICFCTADAACDLNFDTDKLSPDEIHLALKEQDIIG, from the coding sequence ATGTCACACCAATCTGATCTTATTAGCACCGATATTGATGCTTATTTAGCCCAACATGAACGTAAGGAATTATTACGTTTTTTAACCTGCGGTAATGTTGATGACGGTAAAAGTACCCTTATCGGCCGCTTGTTATATGATTCAAAAATGATCTACGAAGACCAATTAGCTGCTGTGCAAGCTGACAGTGTTAAATCAGGCACGACAGGTGCTGGTAAAATGGATTTAGCTTTATTAGTTGATGGCCTACAAGCAGAGCGCGAACAAGGTATCACCATCGATGTTGCTTATCGTTACTTTTCTACGTCATCACGTAAATTTATTATTGCTGATACTCCAGGACATGAACAGTACACACGTAATATGGCAACAGGTGCTTCCACTTGTGATTTAGCCGTTATCTTGATTGATGCCCGTTATGGCGTACAAACGCAAACTAAACGTCATAGCTTTATTGCGTCTCTGCTAGGTATTAAACATATTATCGTTGCCATTAATAAAATGGACTTGGCTGATTATAGCGAAAATACCTACGAAAAAATCAAAACCGATTATCTAGAATTTATTAGCCATTTAGATGGTTTGGATGATATTCATTTTATTCCAATGTCAGCGCTAGATGGCGATAATGTCGTGAACCAAAGCAGCAATATGCCTTGGTATACTGGCAAAACCATGATGGAAACACTGGAAACAGTAGAAATCGCGGGTGATGATAACTTTGAAGATGCCCGCTTTCCAGTGCAATATGTTAATCGCCCCAACCTAGATTTTCGTGGTTTTTGTGGCACAATTGCTTCGGGTGTTTTCCATAAAGGGGATACGATTACCGCACTCCCTTCAGGCAAAACGAGTACAATTAAATCGATAGTGACTTATGATGGCGATTTGGAGGAGGCATTCCCACCAATGGCTATCACACTAACGCTTGAGGATGAAATTGACATCAGTCGTGGCGATATTATTGTTGGTAGTGATAACTTGCCTAGCGTTGCCGATAAATTCGATGCCAATATCGTTTGGATGACGGAAAACTCTTTAGTACCTGGCAAACAATATATTATCAAACTGGCCACGCGCAGTGTCTCAGGTTCTGTTGCCAATATCCAACATCGTATTGATGTAAACACTTTAGAACACCATGACGCCAAAGAACTGCAATTAAATGAAATTGGCGTATGCACTATCTCTGTTAATACGCCTGTGGTATTTGATGCTTATACTCGCAGCAAAGGCACAGGTTCATTTATTATTATCGATCGACTCACTAATGTAACTGTTGGTGCCGGCATGATTGTCGGTAATAGTGTCGAGCTTGATTTAAGCCATGTTTCTGCAGAAGAACGCGCTGCTAGATTCTCGCAAAAAGCAGTTGCTATTGCTTTAACAGGCTCTAATAGCGAACAAGTGGCTTACCATTTGGAAAGAAAACTATTTGATAATGGTCATGCTGCAACGGTCTTAACTGCATCACTCAATGATATTGATACCGCTATTGCTATCGTTAAACATGCTGGCTTAATTTGTTTTTGTACTGCTGATGCTGCTTGTGATTTAAACTTTGATACTGACAAGCTATCACCTGATGAGATTCATTTGGCATTAAAAGAGCAAGATATAATTGGATAA
- a CDS encoding UTP--glucose-1-phosphate uridylyltransferase: protein MTQKITKAVFPVAGLGTRFLPATKASPKEMLPIVDKPLIQYAVEEAVAAGIDTMIFITGRNKWAITDHFDKAYELETELIAKKKFRVLEAIQGIVPPHVNCIFIRQAEALGLGHAVLCAKPIVGNEPFAVILADDLVEDSARGCMKQMTDLFAQESCSILGVERIDPTETEKYGIVQTVATDTSFSAVESIIEKPQPEVAPSNLAVIGRYILTPAIFAKLEKTGKGTGGEIQLTDAIADLLRDERVLAYEFEGTRYDCGSKLGFLIATVEHGLLHKELKDDFLAYLKELAKTHN, encoded by the coding sequence ATGACACAAAAAATTACCAAAGCAGTCTTTCCTGTTGCAGGTTTAGGAACACGCTTCCTGCCAGCCACTAAAGCCAGCCCCAAGGAAATGCTGCCCATTGTCGACAAACCGCTGATTCAATACGCCGTTGAAGAAGCTGTCGCCGCAGGTATAGATACCATGATTTTTATCACTGGCCGAAATAAATGGGCGATAACCGACCACTTTGATAAAGCCTATGAATTAGAAACCGAATTAATTGCCAAAAAGAAATTCAGAGTCCTAGAAGCTATCCAAGGTATTGTTCCCCCGCATGTCAACTGCATTTTTATCAGACAAGCCGAAGCTTTAGGCCTTGGGCATGCAGTACTTTGTGCCAAACCCATTGTTGGTAACGAGCCTTTTGCCGTTATTTTAGCTGATGATCTAGTAGAAGATTCTGCACGTGGCTGCATGAAACAAATGACTGACCTATTTGCACAAGAGTCTTGTTCTATATTAGGTGTCGAACGCATAGACCCTACTGAAACAGAAAAATATGGTATTGTACAAACCGTTGCAACTGACACCAGCTTTAGTGCAGTAGAATCCATAATAGAAAAGCCACAGCCGGAAGTTGCACCCAGCAATTTGGCCGTTATTGGTCGCTATATTTTAACGCCAGCTATTTTTGCCAAACTGGAAAAAACAGGCAAAGGTACTGGTGGTGAAATTCAACTCACCGATGCCATTGCCGATCTGCTACGTGACGAACGCGTCTTAGCTTATGAATTTGAAGGCACCCGTTACGATTGCGGCTCAAAATTAGGCTTTTTAATCGCGACAGTTGAACACGGGTTGCTACATAAAGAGTTAAAGGATGACTTTTTAGCTTATCTTAAGGAACTCGCTAAAACGCATAATTAA
- a CDS encoding excinuclease ABC subunit A, with product MIDTISLRGARTHNLKNIDLDLPRDALIVITGLSGSGKSSLAFDTIYAEGQRRYVESLSAYARQFLSMMEKPDIDHIEGLSPAISIEQKSTSHNPRSTVGTITEIYDYLRLLYARAGTPCCPEHGLSLAAQTISQMVDHLLEQTSGERWMLLAPVVNQRKGEHIQLLEDLQAQGFIRARIDGHVCELDEAPELDGKKKHTIEVIIDRFKIRDDISLRLAESFETALRIAGGVATAMCMDDDNKKLVFSEKYACSECGYSITELEPRIFSFNNPKGACSGCDGLGIKQHFDPELVVHNTELSLAAGAVRGWDRRNAYYYQIICSLAQHYQFDPETPFQDLSTEIQNIVLYGSGRKAIDFTFVTGTGKKRKKRHSFEGIIANMERRYHETDSQVVRDELAKYLSNKVCSSCNGSRLNTAARNVFIDSKPVYQITGLPIRKALHFFQILDLPGQRGQIADKIIIEIKQRLEFLVNVGLDYLTLDRSADTLSGGEAQRIRLASQIGAGLVGVMYVLDEPSIGLHQRDNSRLLNTLFHLRDLGNTVIVVEHDEDAIMAAQYVVDIGPGAGVHGGQIIAQGTPEDIINHSESLTGQYLAGKLAIEIPTSLTPRDKQQQLCVRNAHGNNLKNIDVNFPLGLLTCVTGVSGSGKSTLVNDTLYRFAARAINRATTLPAPCDTIEGLNACDKVVDIDQSPIGRTPRSNPATYTGLFTPIRELFAATPESRSRGYTPGRFSFNVKGGRCEACKGDGVVKVEMHFLPDVFVHCDACAGKRYNRETLEIRYKGKTVNEILEMTVEEAFLFFKPVPVLARKLQTLLDVGLSYITLGQNATTLSGGEAQRIKLAKELSKRDTGKTLYILDEPTTGLHFHDIKQLLTVLHRLRDHGNTIIIIEHNLDVIKTADWLIDIGPEGGDGGGMVVAEGTPKQVSQIEKSHTGFYLKRFFEKGI from the coding sequence ATGATAGATACCATCAGTCTGCGCGGTGCCAGAACCCATAACCTAAAAAATATTGATCTTGATTTACCCAGAGATGCTCTCATTGTCATCACTGGCTTATCAGGCTCGGGTAAATCATCACTCGCATTTGATACTATTTATGCTGAAGGCCAACGGCGTTATGTAGAATCCTTATCAGCCTATGCGCGCCAATTTCTATCTATGATGGAAAAGCCCGATATAGATCATATTGAGGGCTTATCCCCTGCTATTTCCATCGAACAAAAATCGACATCACATAACCCGCGTTCAACCGTCGGTACTATCACCGAAATCTATGACTACCTAAGGCTTTTATATGCACGAGCAGGTACTCCTTGTTGCCCTGAGCATGGACTTTCATTAGCCGCACAAACCATTAGCCAAATGGTTGACCATTTATTAGAGCAAACTTCGGGTGAGCGTTGGATGTTATTAGCTCCCGTTGTCAATCAACGTAAAGGCGAACATATTCAACTACTGGAGGACTTGCAAGCGCAAGGTTTTATTCGTGCACGCATTGATGGTCACGTGTGTGAACTGGACGAAGCCCCCGAACTGGATGGTAAGAAAAAACACACTATTGAAGTCATTATTGACCGCTTTAAAATTCGTGATGATATTAGTTTACGTTTGGCAGAATCCTTTGAGACAGCATTACGTATTGCAGGTGGTGTTGCCACTGCCATGTGCATGGATGATGACAATAAAAAACTGGTATTCTCCGAAAAATACGCCTGCTCAGAATGTGGCTATAGCATCACCGAACTAGAGCCGCGCATTTTTTCATTCAACAACCCCAAAGGGGCTTGTAGTGGCTGTGATGGTTTGGGCATTAAACAACACTTTGACCCTGAATTGGTGGTACATAACACCGAGCTTAGTTTAGCAGCTGGCGCAGTACGTGGTTGGGATCGACGTAATGCCTATTATTATCAAATTATTTGTTCTCTAGCCCAGCATTATCAATTTGATCCAGAAACGCCTTTTCAAGATCTCAGTACAGAAATTCAAAATATTGTATTGTATGGAAGTGGCCGTAAAGCAATCGACTTTACCTTTGTTACCGGAACAGGCAAAAAGCGTAAAAAAAGGCACAGCTTCGAAGGTATCATCGCCAATATGGAGCGCCGCTATCATGAAACTGACTCACAAGTTGTACGTGATGAATTAGCAAAGTATCTCTCCAATAAAGTCTGCTCTAGCTGCAACGGTTCCCGTTTAAATACTGCTGCCCGCAATGTGTTTATTGACAGCAAACCCGTATACCAAATTACCGGTTTACCGATTAGAAAAGCACTACACTTTTTTCAAATACTAGATTTACCAGGGCAGCGTGGCCAAATTGCCGATAAAATTATTATTGAAATAAAGCAACGTCTTGAATTTTTAGTTAATGTTGGCTTAGACTATCTTACTTTAGACCGAAGTGCGGATACCTTATCAGGCGGTGAAGCACAACGTATTCGTCTCGCCAGTCAAATTGGTGCTGGTTTAGTCGGAGTGATGTATGTTCTAGACGAACCTTCAATTGGCCTGCACCAACGTGATAACTCCCGGCTGCTTAATACTCTATTTCATTTGCGCGATTTAGGTAATACCGTCATTGTTGTCGAACATGATGAAGATGCCATTATGGCAGCGCAATATGTGGTTGATATTGGCCCTGGTGCGGGTGTGCATGGTGGCCAAATTATCGCCCAAGGCACACCTGAAGATATTATTAATCATTCCGAGTCACTGACAGGCCAATACCTTGCTGGCAAACTTGCCATTGAAATACCCACCAGCCTCACTCCCCGTGATAAGCAACAACAGCTTTGTGTACGCAATGCCCACGGTAATAATTTAAAAAATATAGATGTTAATTTCCCACTAGGTTTGCTTACCTGCGTGACGGGAGTTTCCGGTTCAGGTAAATCTACTTTAGTAAACGACACCTTATACCGTTTTGCAGCACGTGCCATTAACCGTGCCACTACTCTGCCTGCTCCTTGCGATACCATTGAAGGGCTGAATGCCTGTGACAAGGTAGTTGATATAGACCAAAGCCCGATTGGACGTACCCCACGCTCTAACCCTGCCACCTACACCGGCTTGTTTACCCCTATTCGAGAACTGTTTGCCGCGACTCCTGAATCACGTTCTCGCGGTTATACTCCAGGGCGATTCAGCTTTAATGTTAAAGGTGGGCGTTGTGAAGCTTGCAAAGGTGATGGTGTTGTTAAAGTAGAAATGCACTTTTTACCTGATGTATTCGTCCACTGTGATGCGTGTGCAGGCAAACGCTATAACCGAGAAACCTTGGAAATTCGCTACAAAGGCAAAACAGTTAACGAAATTTTAGAGATGACGGTTGAGGAAGCCTTCCTATTTTTTAAACCTGTTCCCGTACTTGCCCGAAAACTACAAACCTTACTGGATGTTGGTTTAAGTTATATCACCCTCGGTCAAAATGCGACTACCTTATCAGGTGGTGAAGCACAACGTATTAAACTAGCAAAAGAACTATCTAAGCGCGATACTGGCAAAACTTTATATATTCTGGATGAGCCTACTACAGGTCTGCATTTCCATGATATAAAACAATTACTAACAGTATTACACCGCTTGCGTGATCATGGTAATACCATTATTATCATCGAACACAACCTAGATGTTATCAAAACCGCTGACTGGCTTATTGATATAGGCCCTGAAGGTGGGGATGGTGGCGGGATGGTGGTTGCAGAAGGCACTCCGAAACAAGTTAGCCAAATAGAAAAATCACATACAGGCTTTTATCTTAAAAGATTTTTTGAGAAAGGCATTTAA
- a CDS encoding transposase, IS3 family yields the protein MSLEVNMSNENKQPKPKYTLEFKQDAAKLVLKNGYTRQRAADHLGVSLSAISRWVKAEKGSEEKVIKNHSVLNLSAHDDLIHLRKENEQLRMEREILKKAAVFFAKEAE from the coding sequence ATGTCATTAGAGGTGAATATGAGTAACGAAAACAAACAGCCAAAACCTAAATACACACTAGAGTTTAAACAGGATGCGGCAAAATTAGTACTTAAAAATGGCTATACACGACAACGAGCCGCAGATCATTTAGGGGTTTCATTAAGCGCCATTAGTCGCTGGGTTAAGGCTGAGAAAGGCTCCGAAGAGAAAGTGATTAAAAATCATTCCGTATTAAATCTAAGTGCACATGATGACTTAATACACTTACGCAAGGAAAACGAACAATTGCGTATGGAGCGTGAGATATTAAAAAAGGCCGCAGTCTTCTTTGCGAAAGAAGCCGAATAA
- a CDS encoding transposase, IS66 family, with protein MTAVVMRPSLSLTEVYLYRQPVDFRKSHRGLSAIVECELGHNPFEGHLYAFTNKRRNKIKCLFWEDNGFVLYYKSLAEEKFKWPKGDEETLTLTGQQLNWLLDGFDISAMQGHKKLQYESVF; from the coding sequence ATGACGGCTGTTGTCATGCGTCCCTCTCTGTCTTTAACGGAGGTGTACCTGTATCGGCAACCCGTTGATTTTCGCAAGTCGCATCGAGGGCTATCGGCTATTGTTGAGTGCGAGTTAGGGCATAATCCTTTTGAAGGGCATTTGTATGCCTTTACCAATAAACGGCGGAACAAGATCAAATGTTTGTTCTGGGAAGATAATGGTTTTGTACTGTATTACAAGTCATTGGCAGAAGAAAAATTCAAGTGGCCCAAAGGTGATGAGGAGACGCTCACTTTAACGGGACAACAGTTGAATTGGTTACTTGACGGCTTTGATATCAGCGCAATGCAAGGCCATAAAAAACTCCAATATGAGTCTGTTTTTTAA
- a CDS encoding transposase, IS66 family yields the protein MTSADISNKKQQDKACSLLPEGIALLFEKDQTIDELTRVVEIKSGVISEQQKRIRILEEALRLSKIKRFAPSSEQSHQTSLFDEAENEVDGNEESEGADEALADENQASSTDTKKKPGRKPFSDKLPREQVFIRLTEAEKEGAIDTFFTKVKEELDIIPAKVRVLEYMQEKAVFVDRIDGEKQRRLTAAKMPGHPIVGAMGSISLMCFIIIAKYADGLPLYRQEGILSRYGGELSRATLANWVIALAKQLQPLINLMREHQQLGTVIQADETRVQVLKEPGRSASSDKYMWVTLGGPPGEKSILFEYDPSRSGEVPLRLLDGYGGYLQTDGYAGYNAACLKNGMTQLGCWDHARRYFKEAHNAQPKAKKGKNNKPSKAGKVLSLINKLYVIERGIKTLSVNEKYLQRQQKSIPVLNQLKAYLEDNRHKVPKDSLTGKAMTYLSNQWDKLNVYCSNGELNISNILAENAIRPFVIGRKAWLFSDTPAGAHASAVHYSLIETAKANGLEPYEYLKQVLTALPHADTVDKVEALLPWNIKKPGISE from the coding sequence ATGACTTCAGCCGATATTTCAAATAAAAAACAACAAGATAAAGCCTGTTCTTTGCTGCCGGAAGGCATTGCTTTGTTGTTTGAAAAAGATCAGACCATTGATGAATTGACGCGTGTTGTCGAGATCAAATCCGGTGTCATTTCCGAACAGCAAAAGCGCATACGCATTCTGGAAGAAGCACTTCGCTTATCCAAAATAAAACGTTTTGCCCCCTCTAGTGAACAATCTCACCAAACTTCTTTATTTGATGAGGCAGAGAATGAAGTGGATGGTAATGAGGAATCAGAGGGAGCGGATGAAGCTCTTGCCGATGAGAATCAGGCAAGTTCGACGGATACCAAGAAAAAGCCGGGGCGCAAACCCTTTTCAGATAAATTGCCGCGCGAGCAAGTTTTCATTCGTTTGACGGAGGCAGAAAAAGAAGGTGCCATTGATACTTTCTTCACCAAGGTGAAAGAAGAGCTGGATATTATTCCTGCCAAAGTACGGGTGCTTGAATACATGCAGGAAAAAGCTGTTTTTGTCGACCGGATTGACGGTGAAAAACAGCGTCGGCTTACAGCAGCGAAAATGCCGGGGCATCCTATTGTCGGAGCAATGGGAAGTATCAGCTTGATGTGCTTCATCATTATTGCCAAATATGCAGATGGCTTGCCCTTGTATCGTCAGGAAGGGATTTTATCGCGTTATGGCGGTGAACTTTCCAGAGCAACATTGGCCAACTGGGTCATTGCTCTCGCCAAACAGCTTCAGCCTCTGATCAACCTGATGCGAGAGCATCAACAGCTGGGAACCGTCATACAGGCCGATGAAACGCGGGTTCAGGTCTTAAAGGAACCGGGGCGATCGGCAAGCTCGGATAAATATATGTGGGTCACGCTGGGCGGGCCGCCGGGTGAAAAAAGCATCCTGTTTGAATACGATCCATCTCGGAGTGGTGAGGTGCCTCTGCGCCTGCTGGATGGCTATGGCGGCTACCTGCAAACCGACGGCTATGCAGGATACAATGCCGCATGCCTAAAAAATGGCATGACTCAATTGGGATGCTGGGATCATGCGCGTCGTTATTTTAAAGAAGCGCATAATGCACAACCCAAAGCCAAGAAGGGCAAAAACAACAAGCCCTCAAAAGCAGGCAAAGTACTGAGCCTGATTAATAAACTGTACGTGATTGAACGAGGAATCAAAACACTTTCGGTGAATGAAAAGTATCTGCAGCGTCAACAGAAAAGCATCCCGGTACTAAATCAGCTTAAAGCCTATCTGGAAGATAACCGGCATAAAGTGCCTAAAGACAGCCTGACAGGCAAGGCAATGACTTATCTTAGCAACCAGTGGGATAAGCTTAATGTGTATTGCAGCAATGGGGAGCTCAACATAAGCAATATTCTGGCGGAAAATGCGATTCGACCCTTTGTAATAGGGCGCAAAGCCTGGTTATTTTCTGATACACCTGCGGGGGCTCATGCCAGTGCCGTACATTACAGCCTGATAGAAACGGCCAAAGCAAACGGATTGGAGCCTTATGAATATCTTAAGCAGGTACTCACCGCTTTACCCCATGCTGATACGGTTGATAAAGTGGAGGCCTTGCTGCCTTGGAACATTAAAAAACCTGGCATTTCTGAATAG